The genomic DNA GGGACGGGCAaactggagagcaaggggaaggcCGGCCCTGCTGCCGCATTAATGCTCCAATGGCTCCACCATGCTGGAAGCGCATGGGACGGGTGTGGTCAAGAGTGGGGAGACATGGCCCTGGCAaagtgccctggcagccctcagggctctgtccccCTCAGCCCTCCTCTTTTGGTGGCCTCCCGCAGTGCCTGGGCCACAGGtggtctgtgtcccctcagtgccagcccctctccccaggccagcacaagagtcctgctccaggcacagagcagcctgcccagagTGGGGGCCTGCAGAAAGAGGTTTCTCCTTCTCAtggattcctccctgcaggcacagaaatgctccccagctcttctccagggacaccccttctcctggagagcctttccccaggtgagcgtgtccaggctggcctggctggacattCCTGGTTCCCACCCCGTGCTCCATGCAGGGCCCTGATCTggcggtgctgctctgcagagggagggggctgtggtgccctggggccatggggtgaccctgcactggccatgctggtcAGGATGGGGAGCAAGCAGACAGAAAATGATCACTGGTGCTGAGCCCCCTTCCATCTCCCCTGATTGCTCAGTAGCCAAGGACAGGGCTTGGCAGGATACTGGGATGTCTCCAGTGTCtgaaagggcagggaagggctgccctAGATCAATCCCACAGGGTTTCCAGGACACAGGGCTGAACCATTGTTTAGTCTTATGTCTCTTTTGCCTGCTGGATCCTGGCATTGCAGGAGCCTCGTTAGCCCATGGGCTCTTCAGGTTCACCTTTCCTTCAAGGACACTCCACCTTGGATGGTCACTCATTTGATGAGGTGCCAATCACTGCTCACCCAGACTCACTCACTTTTCTGGGAGATGCCCTGAGCTCTCCTGGTAACTCCAGGTTCCTCTCCAGGATAGCATTGGCCATCAGCCCCATCACAAGTGGGACAATACCAGGAAGGATAAGCAAAAACCATTTGCACTCTGCTTGGACATGTGCCACCAAGAAGGGAGCTCTAGGTCCAGCCTTTCATCCCTAACAGATTCCCATGCAACTCTGACCCTAGAACACCATGAGGACTTTTCATGGAACAGTTCCTTGGGTGTGTTCCTGATACCAGCTTTGGAAGAGTCATtcagcctctgcccctgccttgaGGAGTCCCCTCTGACACAGTGGTTCACATGgcctgttcctgcctgcagccacaggggtGCCACTGTAGAGACAACAGGACTGTCACAAGGTACACGAGGCCTTAgggggaacacaaaggcaagggcacagcaggacagtggggatgTGAGGAGAGACCAGCACTGAAAGGCCtcgtcctgctgctgtccttggccatggctccagggaagcagcagccccgacTCGCAGGTGGCACAGACAGAGTGCCCAGCgaggcagccaggggcagccccaaggGCCCCTGGGGCTGATCCTCCATGGGGCAGATGGACATTTGCCTCCTGAACCCCTCCTGCATACTGGGGTTGCTTGACCAGCTCTAGAGGAGAAGTAAAGAGATGGGAGCTGAGACAAATAGGTTTTTTCCACGTTTCTTTattgagcttttttaaaaagggagccTGGATCCATATATAAATAAGATCTTTgggtcaagaaaaaaagaagtagaaggcCAAGAATAATAACATCACAGGTCTCcgacaaaaaagaaaacacataaaaacaaagaaacaaaccaaaccaaaataaaacaaaaacaaaaccaaaaaaaatcccacaaagagaaagtaaagaaacatatgaaaaaaagttCATCCTGGCTTTTCCCGAGATACAGTGCAACCCCATTGGCATAATGGGCACCTTATTAATCTAAAGGAGATGGGATCCCAATAgcttcctcagggcatccttgagctctttgttcctcatgctgtagatgagggggttcactgctggaggcaccactgagtacagcactgccaccaccagatccAGGGATGACCatgagatggaggggggcttcaagTGAGCAAATAatccagtgctgacaagcagggagaccacggccaggtgagggaggcacgtggaaaaggctttgtgccatccctgctcagaggggatcctcagcacggccctgaagatctgcacataggacagcaccatgaacacaaaacaaacaaaagctaaaGAACAACCTAATACAAGAAGCCAAACTTCTCTGAGGTAGGAATGTGAGCAGGAGAGCGTGAGGATTtgtgggatttcacagaagaactggtccacagcattgccctggcagaggggcagggaaaatgtactggccgtgtgcaggagagcatggagaaacccactgccccaggcagctgctgccatgtggacacaagctctgctgcccatcagggtcccgtagtgcaggggtttgcagatggcaacatagcggtcataggacatgacagtgagaagataaaactctgctgacataaaaaagaaaaagagaaagacctgTGCTACACATCcccagtaggagatggccctattgtcccagagggaattggccatggatttggggacagtggtggagatgcagccaaggtcgaggagggcgaggctgaggaggaagaagtacatgggggtgtggaggcggtggtcacaggcgatggtggtgatgatgaggctgttggccaggagggcagccaggtagatgcccaggaagagcccaaagtgcaagagctgcagctcccgtgtgtctgcgaatgccaggaggaggaactggctgatggagctgctgttgcacaTGTGCTTAGTCCATGCATGGGGGTCTGTTTAAAGAGGAGAAGACATTCACAAGTTAAGGCAGACTTCGTTGATCCCATCCTAttcctttttccaaaattttccccaaaatgacttctctttccatggaataatttcattcagaccctttttgtgagatcagctttgtgctgctgagggcagtATCTTTGTAGGGGCAGGGATCCAGATGTTGATTTCCAATACTCTCTGGATTATTCACCTCTAAAAGAAACAGAGTTGGATTTTCAATTCCTTCTCCTCAACTGAGAGATGAATTTTTGTGTCCCATCACCCACCCAGACAACCCAGAGCAGAAGTTTGGAAGAAGAGGGTCCTTCCCTTTCAGGTAGCCCCTGCCGTGCTGTGCTTCTTGAAAAGTCTCCTGTGAATGTCCTGCAGTaatctgcagctgtgagcagctctcacccatgcagcaccctctcAATAGCAGGACCCTTCCCTGCTGCGTCCCCACATGCCCGTGGGGTCTCCCCAGGCTGGATGAGAGCTGACCCTGCAGgcggcagagtccctgccccggcacacagacccaTGGGATGCAGGGACCGTGCTCTGaaagacagccctgggcacccctggctgcacacccagctTATCAGCTCTTCACATTTCATaccagccccctctgcccccttacAGATCccagaagctgtggctgtgccagctttaggagatgcctccaggaactccacctgcattgccctgcacccagagactcACCCTGTCAAGGGCCGCAaagatttctcctccagtgagctctcagtcgtcctcccaatcctgacagctttaagctctctctctgcctcgctcatctccctgagacaccctggcagtgccctcagccctgctgcgcttggcagaggagctgctcctgggcagagccgtctctctgcagcgctgcccgcttgccatgagctccctccatgccaggagcccagcccagctcagacgcagaggaccagcccaaggccttttaatgacccctctggtgggttTCATGCCAAGTCCATGAACGTCAGTCGctgagaggaagttgaagaaacctctcaaggagtcaaagtcaaattcaaactccaaagtttcttgtagtattaatgggtcccactgagggacaccactaaGACATTGTCCCCAGGGTCTGGTTAGCGCAGAAACCTGGAGGCAGTGATGACAGGTTGGGAAAAGCAGGCTGAAGGTCTGATGCTGAGTAaacctggatgtgtttcattagcgCAAAGGGCCAAGCCTAGACCCCATCACCCAAAGGGCCAAGGCacgacccccagcccccaggaagggagatcctgtccctcactcattcctcagggctcttcctggcacagtgggatgtggagatgtgcaatgccaaggACAGGGCtatggtacgacacctcccagtctcctgagtatggacaaggaggcaatgagaccccagtgctggaaggactggttgtcTCCTCATAGGcgtcagtggcagagacaacagccatagCCCAAGGCATGAAGAGGTTGGCTCTGTCaggggcctttcagctttgccacatccctctgtcttctccaccacaggctgtcctacggtgtcccatcacctctgcctctttccctgcaggctgtagtcatccacccggctgccccaccttgctctcaccttCCTTTGCTCAGATCTCTCCATACTTCCTGgctcttccttgaaacacaaagccttaGGCTGATCCAGGCTCCTTCTGGGTGTCATGTTGCACCACAGCATTGCCCTTGGggtgacatttctttctccttgtgtccagtctgcacctccccagctgcatgttggggcattatttctttctcatgctgttttccactacagagaaaagctccaccagctctgaaagcacccttCAAGCACGCTCAGGCTTCTCCTGTACTGTCCTCAGTCTCCACACCACTGTgcccagggccctcagcctcCTGATACTGCTCAAGTGCTTGAGGCCTGCAAACCCCATCTTGGGAGagctctgggctctctccacgctgtttgcagatgaaaacatagtggtcataggccaagaaagatggagggagactttttaccaaggcctgtaacAGCAGAACAAGggacaatggctttaaactgaatgatggtagatttagattggacataaggaagaaatgctttatgatgAGTGTGgcgagaccctggaacaggttgcccagagtagctgtggatgccccatccctggaagtatccAAGGTCAGGAGCTTCGAGCAACTAGAActaatgaaagatgtccctgcccatggcaggggggttggactagatgattgtttaGGACTTTTCCAAGcacaaccattctatgattctttgattcatCCAACTGAGGAGGGGGGTTTCTGAATCAGAGGTCTGACACTCGTGCTGGGAAgccagaaagcacatttttggaTTGTGCAAGACTTGCCGTGGGATTTCTAGGAAAGGaccaaaggaagggaaaggttGGGATCAAGGTGGTTTGTGGAGGAAGAAgcatgggaaaacagagagaaaagggatgaAATGAGATGGTCATGTGTAAACAGGTGGCTGGTGAGGACACTTCCCTGGCTGTGGCCCACAACTGATCACCACAGCctgtcctgttttcttaataCCTCCTTTTCCAAGAGCTTTGTGGGGTGAGGGAGATCTCTGCTCTCTCTGCACAGATGGAGGTTCAAGTGCCAGACACTGGAGTGGGAACCACAAGTCATCAGATCTTTTGTACTTTGGGGGGCCAGCAACTGGTGATAATGGTGCATATGCATATAACATTGGTGCGTATGTTAGTGGTTTACCCACAAGCAAACACCAGAGAAACCAGAAAGTAGAATACGCCTGCGGGGGCCTAATTTTGGACTGGACACTAGAGGGACCACAACATCTGCAACTTGGGTACTGGAAGAAAAAGGTAGCCCAGACcacctcctagagaaactggggggtcacagtatcatagaattgtctaggttggaagggacctttcagatcagcaagtccaaccatcaacctaacactgacagaaaccatcactgaaccatgttgctaagcactaCGTTAACCCGTCTAATtggaaatacctccagggatggggattccaccacttccctgggcagcctgttccaatatttgataaccctttcagtgcttcctaatttcctaatatccagtctaagcaTCCtgtggcgcaacttgaggccgtttcctcttgtcctatcacttgttacttgggagaagagaccgacccccacctctctacaccctcctttcagggagttgcagagagcaagaaggtctcccctcagcctccttttctccacgctGAACACCCCCAtttccctcagacgctcctcacaagacttgtgctccagacccctcgccagctcccttgcccttctctggacccgctccagccccacaacgtctttcctgtagtgaggggcctaaaactggacacagcactccaggtggggcctcaccagtgcccagcacagggggacgatcacttccatgGTCCAagtcaccacactgttcctggtaaaggccaggatgctgttggccttcttggccacctgggcacactgctggctcgtagtCTTTCTCTTCACTGACAGAAGAAACAGACTTTCGTTTCTCTTTGGTGCTTCTCTCTAACCCAAACGAATATGCAGCACTAAAGTGGGTTTCCCTACATGGAGCAGCTTTGCACAATGTCTGCTCCAAGAGGGGAAATATCTCAGACTGCAGCCGGAAATGGGTGAAGGTGTGGAGGATAAATGTGTTGCTTCTGACACTATTTGATCTGCATACAATACAAAAAGGCAGGGAAGGCTAACCAccatgaaagaaacaggaaaactgccCATCAAtgaagctctgcagaaggaggatggagccgtACATAAGATGAGGTGATATCATTGGGATCAGCACCTAGAGAAAACTTCTGTAGGGAAGACTttcacctgctctaggtgaccctgctctggcagggggttggactagacgatctcccgaggtcccttccaacccttatcatttggtgattctgtgacttttcaaATTCCTCAGAAAGAGGACAATGTTGTaacccagctgcagcactgtgttaatgcagaactggctatTGAAAATCCAGTATTTCATTCACTTGGGCTCTTGGCTTTGGCATCTTTTCACTTTGACTCCACTCCTGACACCTCTCTCATGAACCCCATAAGAATGGAAGACTAAAGGAGAATTAGGCTCAGAGCTGGCTCCTTAGGGCGTTTGGcgtgttaatgagccctctggtgccgagCTCCTgcactgcagatcctgaaagactgagcaAGCCCCCGGAGAAGTAAAAGTCAGAagcaaacctccaggtttctgggGGTGTTAGCAGGCCCTGCTGATCTCTGCCTCTGAAGAGACCGAGGAGGGAATgagcagacaaagttcctgtccctgagggctggtgaagcaggaaaggATGTCAGAGACACTTGCTACAGGAAGACATTTAAACGTGGAAGTCAttgtgaaagcccttgatttGCTTCCCCAAGCAGGATGGCCAAGGCCTGACCCTCATCCTTTGGGGAGGGAGGTCCTTTCCCTCTTGGAATGCTCAGGGCTCTGTGTAACGTGTGAGTGTGTGAAGCCGGGTACTGGTCAGCAGGAGGACCCTTTGCAGGCTCTGTGgcgggtgggtgaggaggcaacgaGGTGCTGGAGCTTTAAGGAGCGAGTGCCTTCTCATGGGTCTCAGTGGAAGAGGCAGAAGCCTACTCAGGTCTGTTGGGGTGTCAAGGCCCAAAGCCATGCCCACCGCAGCtacactgtcccatgcctgtgccAGGTTCTTTAGctacaaaaaaaagctgtggatttATGAGGATTTGCCAATTCCTGTgggtgtcccctcccaacctatTTGGTTTCTTCCAAAAGCCTTGTCAATGCTCATTTATCCCCCAAGATTTGCAAGCCCCAGACATGCTAGAATCCTCTATTTAGCTCCACAACCCAGCGCTGAAGTGCGTATCCTCCTCATTTTGCTGCCTCAGAGCGAAAATTCAACCTCTGACATTTCAGCATGACACCCCTTGCTATTTCAGGTccttctcctgcctttcacaCGCTCATTGCTATGCACACACTGCTCGTTCCCTGCATGCCCATGTGTCTCACaaacccttcctcttcccctgccgAGATGGGACTTCAAGAGGTTTGTGCATCCTCCACGCCCATGGTCTGAGCTCACAGTCGTCTCAGGGAACCTGTGTCCGACTGCGGCCAGTGTTGTCCTGCCAGCTCAGGGTCTGAGTTCCATTTGAGCCCAAACCATTCCAGTTCCCgctgcctccctcttccctctgacaCTGGCTACTGTGTGACACAACTGCTGTACAACTCCAGGCAGGATGGGCCAAAGAGTTTAATTAGCAAATTGGGACCTTTCCCCTTGCTGGAAATGTGAACTTGGCTCTCAATATTTATGTATTGAACTGCTTTGCCACTTTGAAACTGCCTCTCCAAAAAACTAGCCCAGCGTGGTTTTTTTCTAGGTTTGTTTGTGTTCGTTTTAACCCAAATGAACATGCAGCACTGAAGTGACATTCCATAGCATGGAAAGTGGGTTTCCATAGGATTTTGCACAATGTctgctgcaagaggggagatgtCTCAGACTGCAACTGGAAATgggtgaagttgtgaggagataaatgCGTTACATCAGACAATAATTGGTAtgaatacagtaaaaaaatgtaGCGAAGgtgaataagcaggaaaaaaaggaaatctgcccagtcactggagctctgcagaaggggctggagctgtacgtaacatgaggtgatacaagCGGGATCATGACCTAGAGAGGATTTTTAGGCCAGGCTGTGCGAGAGAGTACCCTGACTTCACCCAGATAACCAAGAGGCTCCACAGCGTGCTGAAGcgatgggaagaaaggtcttggggtaaaagcatgagaaacaaTGGGAGAGATTTGGGTggcagagatttgaagtagtccttTCCAGGTCTGAGaaggctgagtttcagagacaagggaaaacagagaagctCTCAAGCATGTTTTCGAATTCGTGGTAGTATCGCTAAGAAGAGAAATTGGACATTGCTGCAAGGgaactcttattcttcatgagGATGAACTaaagttcttttatttccttcccgaCAGTTACTATTACTTGTCAGAGTGGGTGTCATTTTCAGTAGTTACCCTCTGGCATGAAGTTCTTCGAACAGTGGTTTTGCTCTCCCTGCTATCTCTTTGTCATCATTTAAAGATGACACCTTgtagacagaattgccctgaattcatgcccgcttcgtatattttctccctggttccagtaagaggtggagggGGGGATAGGGTACTTGGTAGAGGCCAAGGTACAGATCCCAGATctctggaaaggcacaaaggaaggcaaattcTTCATGCGGTGCTGTGACCGGTACccactgctcctgacccctggagtacaCTGACACAACACCGCtacctgcatttccagtctgctgagtcctaaccgtgcagcagagatcctagaagctctgaactgccttcgtctgccctgcgtttcagcacgtcaaatgaaagtaaccgagtcaaagagttggttttgagcttcttcacagcctaaagcaCCGCATGGGTAAGGAGCCTGGCCGGGAAATGTAAAGAGTAATCAAAGGTAGGACGAGATACCTACTGAGCACAGGACAATGCCAGCCTGAATTGTCCCATGAGCCTCTACTGTAGAAAGCCTCACCTGTACCTGactctcttctcctggggcacactgcaaggcacaggctcatggaagggcttttgggaaaggggttggTGGGGGagcctctggtccagcctctcacccaaaggtagggttgtcaatcccagggtcaggttgggtgacattctggggagctgaaaacctccaaagatggagataacagagagtcgatgggtgtcctgctgcagggcaacgtcCGCCTACTCCGTTTTTCCTAATATTCGGTATAAAGctccatggaggatgcttgccgctgttgcctctgccaaacatctgccacagcagaagagtttgcctccaccttcatctctccaggaagatgtcacctgctcttagactgccctgtgcctcccctaCAGCAGACTAaagaggcccagttgtctcagcctctccacacagctcatgtgcttcaggcccctaaccccatcccgacagacttcctctggactttctccagtttctccatcctcctttcacaATGGGATCCATATATGGCATCCACCATAACTCCCACACCCTTCTGcccaggacactcctcagccagtcgcgtcacagcctgtcccagtgcaccgcctttgttctgcccccagtgcacaccttgccccctttgccttatgaaacttcaggaggtttcatttggccaagtccccaggtgtgtcaaggtccctctggactcAAAGTCCAAATGGTCAACATTGCAGGTTTTGtggacagtgcctcaaaccagataagAATATGGGGAATTGCAGGATCCCACAGGtaatgaaagagaatgatttgcttaATGGAGTTGGCACCtgagtttgaaaatcagcacaccaaccacctcagatataccccaaggttgtaagaaaaaagaaaagcatggccaagGGGGAATGGATGAATAAGGAAGCCGTTCATTTTGGAGGGGATctggataaaaaaagagaagcaattgtgGTTTCAAGGAATGAAAGGGATGTGGTCAGGGCTGTCTGGGGGCACCTGtgaagcaccctggcacctgatgtgaatgacttctgtggtcagagacaacctgagagctttccctaatttgaaaaaatgaaggggaagaaaggacagtcatatttaggctgGACGGGACATCAggaggtgtctcgagcagcctcctgcagggccagaccagttactgagggctttctccaaacacatcctGGTCACTTGCTAGAAGAGATCCAGTGACATAAACCAAAGAAGTAACCTGGATGTGGTGTAAAAAGTCCTGAGCAGAAGGGGATCGTCACTTCCActgtctgtgctcctgctcatacagcccgGAATGCTTTTGGCCTCCCTTGCTGACGGCTCATGGTTGTCCCAATGAAACCCAAGGACCACCAAagtctttcctgcagagctgctatccAGCCATGCAGCCCCATGCCCTCTGCCATTGCACAGGATGAGTGCACCTCAAGGGGAGGACTTTGGCTTTGTCATCATTGGATACTGTGTGCTTCCTTttggcccagccttccagcctgtctttgtccttTGGGTGGAAGCCTTGAGCTCCAGCATCGTGTCTGTTCTCCTCCATATGCTGTCATCTACAACTGTTATGAAAAAGCACTCTCTCGTCTCCTCTGGGTCATTACAAACACATTAAACAGGGCAGGTTGCAGGCTAGACCCCTGCAGAACCTTACAatctacaggcctccaggcagtgtAACACGCATTGACCATGTCCCTCCGAGCCCGCCTGTACAGGTGGTTTTAGCTATCCAGTAGCCATCCATGCAGGCATTAGCCATCCTAGCTTGGGCATAAGAGTGTTCTGTGGGACAGTGCTGGAAACCTTGCTGACTTCCAGGTCAAAGATAACTACGTCTCTCCTTGCACCTAACAGTCATGGCCTTTCTTCACATAAAGCAAGTCGGATGGCCAGGCAGAGTCTCCCCTGGCTAAATCCTGTCACCTTCTCTTTCGGCCATGAAAGAATTGTGACCTgaggggacctgctctggagcacagcctttcactcccctgctcatccatggggcatttctgaaaggtgcatGCAATATTTGGGTGCCGCCAGTCATCAGGGAGTGCCCCCACTTTCAAGGATGATGGAAGGGGCCTCTCTGTGACATCGGCCtgctctctcagctccctgggatgccacCCATCCTGTCCTAGAGACTGGTGAGGATGGTGCTTGCTCAAGTGACTCCTGACTTGATGCCCATCCACcgctggttgttctcctccagggTCCTGCCTCAAGTCACAGAGGCCCCGGAGACCTTGCAGGGAAAGatcgaggcaaagaggacatagaCAATCTCAGACCTATCCACACCTGCTCTCATGAATCTCAGCAGTGGCCACACActatctttgtttcttctttaactgttccggATGTTTCAAACACGCATCATGGTGCCCTTGAATTGCCTCTCAAGTTT from Larus michahellis unplaced genomic scaffold, bLarMic1.1 SCAFFOLD_117, whole genome shotgun sequence includes the following:
- the LOC141737401 gene encoding olfactory receptor 14J1-like produces the protein MCNSSSISQFLLLAFADTRELQLLHFGLFLGIYLAALLANSLIITTIACDHRLHTPMYFFLLSLALLDLGCISTTVPKSMANSLWDNRAISYWGCVAQVFLFFFFMSAEFYLLTVMSYDRYVAICKPLHYGTLMGSRACVHMAAAAWGSGFLHALLHTASTFSLPLCQGNAVDQFFCEIPQILTLSCSHSYLREVWLLVLGCSLAFVCFVFMVLSYVQIFRAVLRIPSEQGWHKAFSTCLPHLAVVSLLVSTGLFAHLKPPSISWSSLDLVVAVLYSVVPPAVNPLIYSMRNKELKDALRKLLGSHLL